From the Bdellovibrio reynosensis genome, one window contains:
- a CDS encoding ATP-binding protein has protein sequence MVKKILIVALAEKWTGISRLPGGLKRAGFDVYAYAPKNSYLAKTSFLNGRMLYPTFTYARSKVVYLGIILSILRLRPDLVVPGDEDALLALQALAKFPLIGKKITSSLPGYTDPSVLLSKSKFVAKCAKWGVRVPKNIEVKNLQEALTAAPRLGFPLVVKYDFGYGASGVEVVHNEEQLIKSLSSTQKVSLVTKIKRVIKTLLFVVPKDDENGLSLQQYISGQVGLAPFCAQNGAVFAANPMLKHKTYPGATGPSSVVVGVDNQEIHQAILTVAKNLSYTGFGSLDFIVEQKTGEAYVIELNPRPVPTVHFDSDLCAQDLCASFYKGLNKQFKPHDSGAPLYKSFTIALFPNEKRRDPQSPYLTQSYHDIPKDDEVLMEALDRN, from the coding sequence ATGGTTAAAAAAATTCTGATTGTAGCTCTTGCTGAAAAATGGACTGGCATCAGTCGCTTGCCTGGGGGGTTGAAGCGCGCGGGATTTGATGTCTATGCCTATGCGCCTAAAAACAGCTATCTTGCTAAAACAAGTTTTCTAAATGGAAGAATGCTTTATCCGACATTTACTTATGCTCGTTCAAAAGTCGTCTATCTGGGCATAATCCTATCGATCCTTCGGTTACGTCCTGACTTGGTCGTCCCCGGCGATGAAGATGCTCTTCTAGCGCTACAAGCATTAGCGAAATTCCCATTGATAGGAAAGAAAATCACTTCTTCTTTACCTGGTTATACAGATCCCTCGGTGCTTTTAAGTAAATCCAAGTTCGTTGCAAAGTGTGCAAAATGGGGCGTACGCGTCCCTAAAAATATCGAAGTTAAAAATTTGCAGGAAGCTTTAACCGCAGCACCACGTTTAGGGTTTCCTCTGGTGGTCAAGTATGACTTTGGTTATGGCGCTTCGGGCGTGGAAGTGGTCCATAACGAAGAACAACTTATAAAATCACTGTCATCAACGCAGAAGGTATCGCTTGTCACAAAAATAAAAAGAGTCATCAAAACTCTTCTATTTGTCGTGCCCAAGGACGATGAAAACGGTCTGTCGTTGCAACAATACATCTCAGGTCAGGTGGGTTTAGCTCCGTTTTGCGCCCAGAATGGTGCTGTTTTTGCCGCAAATCCGATGCTGAAGCATAAGACCTACCCTGGGGCTACGGGTCCATCTAGTGTTGTTGTGGGCGTTGATAATCAAGAGATTCACCAGGCCATTCTAACTGTGGCAAAGAATTTAAGTTATACAGGTTTTGGATCTTTGGATTTTATAGTTGAACAAAAAACCGGAGAGGCCTATGTGATTGAACTTAATCCGCGCCCGGTCCCCACTGTTCATTTTGATTCTGATTTATGCGCCCAGGATTTGTGCGCGTCTTTTTACAAAGGTTTAAATAAACAATTCAAACCACATGATTCAGGCGCACCGTTGTATAAATCCTTCACAATCGCACTTTTTCCCAATGAGAAAAGAAGGGATCCGCAGAGCCCTTACCTTACTCAAAGTTATCACGATATTCCTAAAGATGATGAAGTCCTGATGGAAGCTCTAGACAGGAACTAG
- a CDS encoding XrtA system polysaccharide deacetylase, with product MNMLNFTSKPKNPIALSFDIEDWFTVRNMRELINENEWHNQENRLNIGVDFILEELAKKNIKATFFVLGWIADNYPEVVRRISDQGHEIACHGYNHTPIDLLTPESFKEDLTKALTHLENVTGKKIKGFRAPSFSVTQKTSWALPIMKECGLEYDSSIFVTSHPDYGIQDFPTIQTEVNGMTVLPLKKSPLLLGANIPVCGGGYFRMLPYALTKAALRKDLEKGPALMYFHPWEFDPGQPRVKLPPLKRFRHYVGLNSNREKFVQLLNDFEFTTMENLLRLNRTRTVAEYRFANTPALVPV from the coding sequence ATGAATATGTTGAACTTTACTTCTAAACCGAAAAATCCGATCGCGCTTAGTTTTGATATTGAAGACTGGTTTACCGTCAGAAATATGCGGGAACTTATTAATGAAAACGAATGGCACAACCAAGAAAATCGCCTGAATATCGGGGTGGATTTCATTCTAGAAGAGCTTGCAAAAAAGAATATTAAAGCCACGTTCTTCGTCTTAGGTTGGATTGCTGATAATTACCCAGAAGTCGTTAGAAGGATCAGTGATCAAGGGCATGAAATTGCTTGTCATGGGTACAATCACACTCCTATCGACTTGTTAACGCCAGAAAGTTTCAAAGAAGACTTAACCAAAGCCCTGACCCACCTTGAAAATGTGACGGGTAAGAAAATCAAAGGATTTCGTGCACCTAGCTTTTCTGTAACTCAAAAAACTTCATGGGCTTTGCCTATCATGAAAGAGTGTGGCTTAGAATACGACAGCAGTATTTTCGTCACTTCCCACCCTGATTATGGGATCCAAGACTTTCCGACAATACAAACAGAAGTGAATGGAATGACTGTTCTTCCGTTAAAAAAGAGTCCTCTATTATTAGGAGCAAATATTCCTGTCTGCGGAGGCGGATACTTTAGAATGCTGCCATATGCGCTGACGAAAGCGGCTCTTAGAAAAGATCTCGAAAAAGGTCCGGCCCTTATGTACTTCCATCCATGGGAGTTCGACCCAGGTCAACCACGAGTGAAACTGCCACCTTTAAAGCGCTTCCGTCATTATGTGGGTTTAAATAGCAATCGTGAAAAGTTCGTTCAATTATTGAATGATTTCGAATTCACAACGATGGAAAATCTGTTGAGATTAAACAGAACTCGCACAGTGGCAGAATACCGTTTCGCGAACACACCAGCTCTAGTTCCTGTCTAG
- a CDS encoding glycosyltransferase family 4 protein has product MKTSKKVLHLVEYLYLGGIERLLEQLALNTGDEAQLHFFTYETETLGGIGKAISDRDFPVFTFKKKSGRDWNLVRELIRVVKEHQIDTIHTHDFGPMEYATLLKVRFPHLRLIHTQHTVHHFLARKSYRYFFQAASYLYKCIICVSGHVKDSIIGGCPAVNKKALRVIPNGVDTNLFTPDKSKTITFSPLKLVSVCRISYEKNLDYLLNTCRLLKEHQIPFEFHHAGTSKLPSTKANLEKYVTDHGLESEVTFYGFMEDPRAVLAKGDFFVSSSLQEGHPVAVLEAMALEKICICSDIAPHKETSHGVIELFNLANERALFELLKNFSQQKPDLNILMGQTRDVVLKNYSLKKMVDEYVELYF; this is encoded by the coding sequence ATGAAAACTTCAAAAAAAGTGTTACATCTCGTCGAATACTTGTATCTAGGAGGCATCGAACGCCTTCTTGAACAGCTCGCATTAAACACGGGTGATGAAGCACAGTTGCACTTTTTTACTTACGAAACTGAAACCCTGGGTGGAATTGGCAAAGCGATCAGCGACAGAGACTTTCCTGTTTTTACTTTCAAAAAAAAATCTGGCCGCGATTGGAATTTAGTCCGCGAACTTATTCGTGTCGTAAAAGAACATCAGATCGACACTATTCACACGCACGATTTCGGCCCCATGGAGTATGCGACTTTATTAAAAGTGCGCTTTCCTCATCTTCGACTCATTCATACTCAGCATACAGTCCACCATTTTCTTGCACGTAAAAGCTATCGCTACTTTTTTCAGGCTGCGAGCTACCTTTACAAATGTATTATTTGTGTTTCTGGACACGTTAAAGATTCTATCATTGGGGGCTGTCCTGCAGTTAATAAAAAGGCGTTAAGGGTTATTCCAAACGGTGTTGATACGAATTTGTTTACTCCAGACAAATCTAAAACTATCACCTTTTCTCCTCTGAAATTAGTCAGTGTCTGCCGAATTTCTTATGAAAAAAATTTGGACTATCTGTTGAACACATGTCGTCTTTTAAAAGAACATCAGATCCCATTTGAATTTCATCACGCGGGCACATCCAAATTACCTTCGACAAAAGCAAACCTTGAAAAGTACGTCACGGACCACGGGCTTGAATCTGAAGTGACCTTCTATGGTTTCATGGAAGATCCGCGCGCTGTATTAGCAAAAGGTGATTTCTTTGTAAGCTCTTCACTGCAAGAAGGTCATCCGGTAGCGGTACTTGAGGCCATGGCGCTTGAAAAGATTTGCATTTGCAGTGATATCGCTCCTCACAAAGAAACAAGTCACGGTGTGATCGAACTTTTCAATTTAGCTAATGAACGTGCGCTGTTTGAACTCTTAAAAAACTTTTCGCAACAAAAACCGGATTTGAATATTTTAATGGGACAAACACGCGATGTCGTCTTAAAAAACTATTCTCTCAAAAAGATGGTGGATGAATATGTTGAACTTTACTTCTAA
- a CDS encoding glycosyltransferase family 4 protein, whose translation MPPRYKYSTRCNTFFEVFIRRQTYQTNWLFRNKKPVIVVVLWRRVSPRNVYFSCKPFCKCFGFLLNLSFTMKKLVFVSSIQVFPPMSGGQLRSANLCRALAKLGYDVSIYSLTGRKEQYLNQTQSFQQDVEPGVTEFVNMNPLFGFVQFLFYRLNLPPLWVTWILKVLIPMELRKLLSDSELVVLDFPFLHPLFKKIKAEKWLNTHNAEFELWKSPFVASWVKRVELSALAQADKVLFCSEKDLEVFLNLTPEIKSKSSIVSNGVNLAKYQTDPALRIQVRQQWNAENKKVFLFTGSSYEPNREAFAFLKRFCAENRNALKELNVLVLVAGTVSIEKIEEDHFKVLGRVEDLIPYFAASDFGLNPVTEGSGMNVKMIEYMAAGLPLVSTSFGCRGLDLTHGESVFTFERQNLLEAIRNVTCLSVERRQQLTLNAFNQNENRIDMMKALQMTGLKL comes from the coding sequence ATGCCTCCTAGATACAAGTATTCGACGAGATGTAACACTTTTTTTGAAGTTTTCATAAGGCGGCAAACCTACCAAACGAACTGGTTATTTAGAAATAAAAAGCCTGTAATTGTAGTTGTTCTATGGCGTCGTGTTTCGCCAAGGAATGTTTACTTTTCCTGCAAACCTTTTTGCAAGTGTTTCGGATTTCTACTAAACCTCTCTTTCACAATGAAAAAGCTGGTTTTCGTATCATCCATTCAAGTATTTCCCCCAATGTCGGGGGGGCAGTTGCGAAGCGCGAATCTTTGTCGTGCGTTGGCGAAGCTTGGTTATGATGTTTCAATCTATTCTTTGACGGGCCGTAAAGAGCAGTACTTAAACCAAACTCAAAGTTTTCAGCAAGATGTTGAACCGGGTGTTACTGAGTTTGTGAACATGAATCCCTTGTTTGGATTCGTTCAATTTTTATTTTATCGCTTGAATCTGCCGCCTCTTTGGGTGACATGGATTTTAAAAGTTTTGATTCCCATGGAATTAAGAAAACTTTTGTCTGATTCAGAACTTGTTGTTCTGGACTTTCCATTTCTTCATCCGCTGTTCAAAAAAATAAAAGCAGAAAAATGGTTGAACACCCATAACGCTGAATTTGAGCTTTGGAAGTCACCCTTTGTAGCATCTTGGGTAAAGCGGGTAGAGCTTTCAGCACTAGCTCAAGCAGATAAAGTTCTTTTTTGTAGCGAAAAGGATTTAGAGGTTTTTCTTAATCTAACTCCAGAAATAAAAAGCAAAAGCAGCATTGTTAGTAACGGTGTAAACCTAGCTAAATACCAAACGGATCCGGCCTTACGTATTCAAGTTCGCCAACAATGGAATGCTGAAAATAAAAAAGTATTTTTGTTCACCGGTTCAAGTTATGAACCTAACCGTGAAGCCTTCGCGTTTCTAAAAAGGTTTTGCGCCGAAAATAGAAATGCATTGAAAGAGTTAAATGTCCTTGTTCTTGTTGCGGGAACAGTTAGCATAGAAAAAATAGAAGAGGATCATTTCAAAGTTCTTGGACGGGTGGAAGATCTAATTCCTTATTTTGCCGCCAGTGATTTTGGTTTAAATCCAGTCACTGAAGGGTCTGGAATGAATGTGAAGATGATTGAATATATGGCTGCGGGATTACCTTTAGTATCCACATCTTTTGGGTGCAGAGGTTTAGATCTTACCCACGGCGAAAGTGTTTTTACATTTGAGCGCCAGAATCTTTTAGAGGCAATTAGAAATGTTACGTGCTTATCCGTAGAGAGGCGCCAACAACTGACGCTGAACGCGTTCAATCAGAATGAAAATCGAATTGATATGATGAAAGCCTTGCAGATGACAGGATTGAAATTATGA
- a CDS encoding O-antigen ligase family protein, producing MNLKALSLHNSAVFKPVWAVLLYMGLAITTLHLEVPLLVSIRLELLLFVSALSLTVLQQVLNREETFSFTHSLSIPVFLIGLYALSPLFASVFSGGELLILNDPEYKTLLKILFLGPAIYLVLSKPRYRNLILNSLVLSYSILGVYFLYRYLVLHEAREFDLRPLLNIRHGDPNFLCTFFSMTLPLALLQAWQAFSRHKSTQGVMFLTAALFLGACAIITQSRMGLIALLLGLGVLFCRRITHHPKESRFKLLVAPLVFVSLLFAFLATDVAKRFTEIKDKSNLDRLLTYDNGLKVFSDHPVFGAGMHQAKNFFYQNTNYPHFQSEVRPLEIHNTYLNVLAELGVIGFAAFAGFFIWCFWEISKCAGPVRHYLFASYVVFLVSGFGVGMSYKDLFILHFFVLAAVAKSYRDVLR from the coding sequence ATGAATCTGAAAGCCTTAAGCCTGCATAACAGCGCAGTCTTTAAACCTGTATGGGCGGTGCTCCTATACATGGGGCTTGCTATTACCACTCTTCATCTTGAAGTGCCGTTGTTAGTGTCCATTCGTTTAGAACTACTTTTATTTGTTTCTGCATTAAGTTTAACGGTTTTACAACAGGTGTTGAATCGCGAAGAGACTTTTTCTTTTACGCACAGTCTAAGCATCCCGGTTTTTTTAATTGGCCTTTATGCGCTATCCCCCCTTTTCGCATCGGTATTTTCTGGCGGCGAGCTGCTGATTCTTAATGACCCTGAATATAAAACCCTACTTAAAATTTTATTTCTTGGTCCGGCAATTTATCTGGTTCTTTCTAAGCCGCGGTATCGAAACCTGATTTTGAATTCGCTGGTTCTGTCTTATTCTATTCTGGGGGTTTATTTTCTTTATCGTTATCTTGTGTTGCATGAAGCAAGGGAATTTGACTTAAGGCCTTTGCTGAATATTCGCCATGGGGACCCTAATTTTCTATGCACTTTCTTTTCAATGACTCTGCCGTTAGCCTTATTGCAGGCTTGGCAGGCTTTTTCGCGCCACAAGTCAACGCAAGGAGTGATGTTTTTAACGGCGGCATTGTTTCTTGGAGCATGTGCTATAATTACTCAATCTAGAATGGGATTGATAGCCTTGTTGCTAGGGCTGGGAGTTTTATTCTGTCGAAGAATTACACATCACCCTAAAGAAAGCCGGTTTAAGCTTCTTGTTGCACCGTTGGTTTTCGTTTCGTTACTATTTGCTTTCTTAGCCACCGACGTTGCAAAACGCTTCACAGAAATCAAAGACAAATCAAATCTAGATCGACTTTTGACCTACGATAACGGGTTAAAGGTTTTTTCGGATCATCCGGTCTTCGGTGCGGGAATGCATCAGGCAAAGAATTTCTTTTACCAAAATACCAACTATCCGCACTTTCAGTCTGAAGTCAGACCCTTAGAAATTCATAACACCTATTTAAATGTTTTAGCGGAACTAGGTGTGATAGGTTTCGCAGCTTTTGCTGGTTTTTTTATTTGGTGTTTCTGGGAAATTTCGAAATGCGCAGGGCCTGTTCGACATTATTTGTTTGCCTCTTACGTTGTGTTTCTTGTTTCAGGTTTTGGTGTAGGGATGTCCTACAAAGACCTTTTTATTCTGCATTTTTTTGTGCTAGCGGCTGTGGCTAAATCATATAGGGACGTTTTGCGATGA
- a CDS encoding glycosyltransferase family 2 protein: MILIEFLFWMLFAAICLHYAGFGLIVLGLARLFPKKHKTAEIYPSVSFIIAAYNEEKIIREKIRNDLKLDYPKDKLEIIVVSDGSSDSTPLVVKEFAEQGVIGLYEAPRKGKTAALNRAVALAQGEVLIFSDANSMFRPDAIKKLVRHFADESVGGVCGRKSVLTHGDRKASLGDNLYWHYESALKQAESHLGSIPTADGEIFALKRSLYQTVPTEFINDDLVITFNIIEQGKRVIYDKEAITEEQASITLKDDFNVKSRMVYGGIQVIMAYKKLLSPFASWFGFQFFIHKTLRYFMWLLLASIYSFSAMLTPAHWFYEIFFLLQTAFYFMALIGYVLDKNGKKAGPFYLPYYYCNVNFAAAKGFLFFLKQRSTVDIWKKAQR; this comes from the coding sequence ATGATACTTATAGAGTTTTTGTTTTGGATGTTATTTGCAGCGATTTGCCTTCATTACGCTGGATTTGGATTGATAGTTCTAGGTCTGGCAAGACTTTTTCCTAAAAAGCATAAGACCGCTGAAATCTATCCTTCTGTTTCGTTCATTATTGCCGCCTATAACGAAGAAAAAATCATTCGCGAAAAAATTCGCAACGATTTAAAGTTAGACTATCCCAAGGATAAACTAGAAATCATTGTTGTCTCTGATGGATCTTCTGACAGCACACCGCTTGTTGTAAAAGAATTCGCTGAACAGGGTGTAATTGGACTTTATGAAGCTCCTCGCAAAGGCAAAACCGCCGCGTTAAACCGTGCTGTGGCTTTAGCTCAAGGCGAGGTTCTAATATTTTCAGATGCCAATTCAATGTTTCGCCCGGACGCCATTAAAAAATTAGTTCGACATTTTGCTGACGAATCCGTTGGCGGGGTGTGTGGACGTAAAAGTGTTTTAACCCATGGGGACCGTAAAGCTTCGTTGGGGGACAATTTATATTGGCACTATGAATCGGCTTTAAAGCAGGCAGAATCGCACTTAGGTTCCATTCCGACAGCGGATGGCGAAATCTTTGCGCTTAAAAGAAGTCTTTACCAAACTGTCCCGACTGAATTTATCAACGATGACCTTGTGATTACTTTTAATATTATCGAACAGGGTAAAAGAGTTATTTACGATAAAGAAGCCATCACAGAGGAACAAGCTTCGATCACTTTGAAAGATGACTTTAATGTGAAGTCGCGCATGGTTTATGGTGGGATCCAAGTGATCATGGCGTACAAAAAACTTTTATCGCCTTTTGCCAGTTGGTTTGGATTTCAGTTTTTCATTCACAAGACGTTGCGCTATTTTATGTGGTTGTTGTTAGCAAGTATTTATTCCTTCAGTGCGATGTTGACCCCGGCGCATTGGTTTTATGAGATTTTCTTTTTGCTTCAGACCGCGTTTTATTTTATGGCCCTTATAGGTTATGTCCTGGATAAAAACGGAAAAAAAGCGGGACCTTTTTATCTGCCTTATTACTATTGCAATGTAAACTTCGCAGCGGCCAAAGGTTTTTTATTTTTCTTAAAACAAAGATCCACGGTGGACATCTGGAAAAAGGCGCAACGGTGA
- a CDS encoding glycosyltransferase: protein MNLKNDLLTGQDLIVFGEDFARHPHSLEHLLRPLFGINKIIWVETIGLRSPRFSVYDLKRIYGKLKGWFGPKKPSEVRLVPQDFWIVAPLMIPFNQWKLIRSFNTWSVKRAVNKVLREQGFKNPITVTSVPNACDYVGEFAEKLKIYVCVDEFSLWPGLDYKMVQTMEAKLLSKADVVFATSESLKNNKSNGKKETILLTHGVDFEHFNIGSKAFSENLNICYFGLLDERSDQSIIQTIATQSPAVKIHIIGNVVCDVEKLRAFKNIIFHGPVGYRALPDAIKEMDVFILPYVRSELTENLNPLKLKEYLSTGRPTIATPLPEVVKFSEHLILAHDGKEFVSAIKNLRKFDSAKSAHTIEMLKSNETWQAKARIFSRHTSLHLGVN from the coding sequence GTGAACTTGAAAAACGATCTTTTAACAGGGCAGGACCTTATTGTTTTTGGCGAGGACTTCGCCCGCCATCCACATTCTTTAGAACATCTTTTACGTCCTTTATTTGGCATAAATAAAATTATCTGGGTTGAAACCATCGGACTGCGCTCGCCAAGATTTTCGGTTTATGATCTTAAGCGTATTTATGGAAAGTTAAAAGGATGGTTTGGGCCTAAAAAACCCAGCGAAGTCCGCCTTGTGCCTCAGGATTTTTGGATCGTTGCACCATTAATGATTCCGTTTAATCAGTGGAAGTTAATTAGAAGTTTTAATACTTGGAGTGTGAAAAGAGCCGTTAATAAAGTTTTGCGCGAACAAGGTTTTAAAAATCCCATCACAGTGACTTCGGTCCCGAACGCATGTGATTATGTCGGGGAGTTTGCGGAAAAGTTAAAGATTTATGTGTGTGTCGATGAGTTTTCATTATGGCCGGGTCTAGATTATAAAATGGTGCAAACAATGGAAGCTAAATTGCTTTCGAAAGCCGATGTCGTGTTTGCCACATCAGAGTCGTTGAAAAATAATAAATCGAACGGTAAAAAAGAAACCATTCTTCTTACCCACGGTGTTGATTTTGAACACTTCAACATCGGTTCAAAGGCGTTTTCAGAGAATTTAAACATCTGCTACTTTGGACTTTTAGATGAAAGAAGTGATCAAAGCATTATCCAGACTATTGCCACCCAGTCACCTGCGGTGAAAATACACATTATTGGTAATGTCGTGTGTGACGTAGAAAAACTTCGTGCATTTAAAAATATCATTTTCCATGGTCCCGTGGGCTACAGGGCACTTCCTGATGCGATCAAAGAGATGGATGTGTTCATCTTGCCTTATGTAAGAAGTGAACTGACAGAAAATTTAAACCCGTTAAAATTAAAAGAATATCTATCCACGGGAAGGCCTACGATTGCGACACCTCTGCCAGAGGTTGTGAAGTTCAGCGAGCATTTGATTTTAGCCCATGACGGAAAAGAATTCGTCTCAGCCATTAAAAATCTTAGAAAATTCGATAGCGCAAAAAGTGCTCACACCATTGAGATGTTGAAGAGCAACGAAACCTGGCAGGCTAAGGCCCGCATTTTTTCTAGACATACGTCACTGCACTTGGGTGTGAACTAG
- a CDS encoding TIGR02285 family protein has translation MKARYLLFFAVLLLSLTGVQSKNSSEDSSKKSIPWGVTDWPPYYILEGGNGGEGKIDLLKKILEKNISEYKFIDVQSDIPKTIELWKQNRNICAGSVLKTPEREKWAYFTALSFIAPHEYLAVVAKKDILPKGDVMSFKELTTRKDLKGVVIHDRSYGPVIDDLIKKAESNLTALNPSEGYMPLLKMVQRGRFDYTIEYESVVKAYNERIKPEKPVHSKLLKETSPSAVIWVACTKNAWGRNVISRIDEVLKKNAGKSDYHAAVESWSNPEALKKHQKALDEFYERRAHSWSTINVE, from the coding sequence ATGAAAGCAAGATACCTCCTTTTTTTCGCAGTCCTTTTATTGAGCTTAACCGGAGTGCAAAGTAAAAACTCTTCGGAAGACTCTAGTAAGAAATCTATCCCTTGGGGAGTTACAGACTGGCCGCCCTATTATATCCTTGAGGGAGGTAACGGCGGTGAAGGTAAAATAGACCTTCTCAAAAAAATCCTGGAAAAAAATATCTCTGAATATAAATTTATCGATGTGCAATCAGACATCCCTAAAACGATCGAACTTTGGAAGCAAAATCGCAACATCTGTGCCGGGTCCGTTTTAAAAACTCCCGAGCGTGAAAAGTGGGCCTATTTCACGGCCCTTTCGTTTATTGCGCCCCATGAATATCTAGCGGTGGTTGCTAAAAAAGATATTCTGCCTAAAGGCGATGTGATGTCGTTTAAAGAGCTAACGACACGTAAGGATCTGAAAGGTGTTGTTATTCATGATCGTTCCTATGGTCCCGTTATTGATGATTTAATCAAGAAGGCAGAGTCGAACTTAACCGCATTGAACCCTTCCGAAGGCTATATGCCACTGCTAAAAATGGTTCAAAGGGGACGTTTTGATTATACTATAGAATATGAATCTGTGGTTAAAGCGTACAATGAACGAATCAAACCAGAAAAGCCTGTGCATTCAAAATTATTGAAAGAGACTTCTCCGTCTGCCGTCATTTGGGTGGCTTGTACAAAAAATGCCTGGGGTCGGAACGTGATAAGTCGAATCGATGAAGTCTTAAAGAAAAATGCGGGAAAGTCTGATTACCATGCGGCTGTTGAATCTTGGTCTAATCCTGAAGCATTAAAAAAACATCAGAAGGCTCTGGACGAATTTTACGAACGCAGAGCCCATTCATGGTCAACGATTAACGTCGAATAG
- a CDS encoding ABC transporter permease — protein MSSNEITMNDLEIDTAALSAKDRAEIEKAQPMWKMVLKQFMTHKLAVVGAGIITLFMLVSIFASQIQSITDLDPDNQNVANRYLPPMTTATVGQDVRETEVEKFINASPEAADKIQKALVEKGVVAVAEADSIYELAAQDVKQATASLENLNLPEAGELVSIFKEFETFHLFGTDELGRDVFIRLIYGTQVSMGVGVLVAIASALIGLLIGSLAGFYGGLIDTMLMRVTDALLSLPTIPVLIVMAAIDLTKLPWLNAVVSSSNQSIFKMVIILCLFSWMTVARLVRGSILSIREREFVLAARTLGAKDSTIIVRHMFPNVIAPMLVSITLGVGESILFEAALSFLGLGIMPPTPSWGNMLNNAQELIYQAPFLAILPGILILLTTMSFNYLGDGLQDAIDPKAIRR, from the coding sequence ATGAGTTCAAACGAGATCACGATGAATGATTTAGAAATTGATACAGCTGCCCTTTCTGCCAAAGATAGAGCGGAAATTGAAAAAGCCCAACCCATGTGGAAGATGGTGCTGAAGCAATTTATGACCCACAAATTGGCAGTCGTAGGTGCCGGCATCATCACGCTTTTCATGTTGGTTTCGATTTTTGCTTCGCAAATTCAAAGCATCACAGATTTAGATCCAGACAATCAGAACGTGGCAAATCGTTATTTGCCACCAATGACGACGGCGACAGTGGGTCAAGATGTGCGCGAAACGGAAGTTGAAAAATTCATCAATGCTTCCCCGGAAGCGGCTGATAAAATTCAGAAAGCCTTGGTCGAAAAAGGCGTTGTTGCGGTTGCGGAAGCTGATTCTATTTATGAATTGGCGGCGCAAGACGTAAAACAAGCAACGGCTTCCTTGGAAAATTTAAATCTTCCTGAAGCCGGCGAGCTTGTTTCTATTTTCAAGGAATTTGAAACTTTCCACTTATTTGGTACTGACGAATTAGGTCGCGATGTTTTCATCCGGTTGATTTATGGGACTCAAGTTTCCATGGGTGTGGGTGTTCTGGTTGCTATTGCCTCAGCGCTTATTGGTTTGTTGATCGGAAGCCTAGCTGGTTTTTACGGTGGCCTGATTGATACGATGCTAATGCGTGTGACGGATGCTTTATTGTCTTTACCGACAATCCCCGTTCTTATTGTGATGGCGGCGATTGATTTGACGAAACTTCCTTGGCTGAACGCCGTGGTTTCTAGCTCTAATCAAAGTATCTTTAAGATGGTCATCATCCTTTGCTTATTTTCATGGATGACGGTGGCGCGTTTGGTTCGCGGAAGTATTCTTTCAATCCGTGAGCGTGAATTCGTTTTAGCTGCTCGCACCTTAGGCGCTAAAGACAGTACGATCATTGTTCGTCACATGTTCCCGAACGTGATTGCACCAATGCTTGTTTCCATCACTTTGGGTGTTGGCGAATCGATCCTTTTCGAAGCTGCATTAAGCTTTTTGGGTCTTGGTATCATGCCGCCGACGCCAAGTTGGGGAAATATGCTGAACAATGCCCAGGAACTAATTTATCAAGCTCCGTTCCTAGCAATCCTTCCGGGTATTTTGATTTTGTTAACGACGATGAGCTTTAACTATTTGGGCGATGGTCTTCAAGATGCTATCGATCCGAAAGCTATTCGACGTTAA